Genomic DNA from Corylus avellana chromosome ca4, CavTom2PMs-1.0:
GCCACGATTATCCAAGGATTGCCTGTTCAAGGTCACTCGCCGAAATTATTGAGTAGCAGTGAGACCACAACCGGTGTTAACCAGTATATAAGGGAGAATCAATCCAGGTAAAAGGGTCGAGTCTTTGTATATTGagttattattttctaaaaagtcCACTAATTAAGCATCGGAAAGCTCTTTTGTCtgattcttatttattttgcagGATATTATCTTTCCGGAAACTATTATAACATGATCAGTGGGCGTAAATGAGCACCAACCCGGTCGAGGCAGGCCATTATCGAAAGGCAAGGACGATGGACTGAAATCCCAAGGTCCAAGGCTTAGAAACTTGCATATGTCTAACGGTAAATGCAACCGACTCCGAAGACATGTAGTAAGAGGTGCCCCGAAATTTGAACCTCCAAAATCCCATTTCTTCTTTATAGTCCCGGCCTTCCTTCACAAGCCCAAAGTCGGCAATCTTGAGCCGATCATCGTTTGGTGTGGTGGTGCCGATGCTGTAAGCCGGATCCTCTGTTCTTACATACTATCTTGGTCTTTCTGAACGGGTTGAAGCTGGAAAGGTAAGTGTGCTATATATGGCTATGGACGTAGTGAATAGGACCTAATGCTTTCCGATTGAGAAACggtaaaattcattattttttaattatcttcatagtaaattgataaatttatcattgaatttgtgtgtaGTTTACTTtactccacaaatttaatagttaatatattgaatttgtaaaaaaaatggttgaaaaatggTTGCATAacatgaagaaattcaaaattaaataaaaaattataaataaatagcgAAAATAAGTAAACgaaataataaaagagacaataattttacgtggttcggtttATGGCCTACgtccacatatatatataaagccctAAGACTATATTTGCTCTTATTCCCTTTgataattttacaatacaaaatacaaatgatCGTCATTTATAAGAATGTGGAGATAATACAAAATAGTATGATTGATAAAATCACATCAGTATACttaattctaattttattttataaattacattCGATGGTAATGTATTCCCCATAATATCACGTAACATGCCTATAAACAAATTAGCCTGCcaccttttcttttaaatttatttttatgcaatACATGGAAAATTAATTACACAGGAGAACTACAAGAGTAATAGCCAAAAGAGTTGTGTGGTGCTGCCCATTTAACCAACAGATAGGCTCTTCGATTAGCTTGTCTATGACTTCTGtaaaaattaatggaaaatatAAGGCTCTAAATGATAATGACTTTGGTCTGAGTGGTATTCCTATCCGGTctaagatttaaatttttttgggtataaGCAATGTTTTGGGACCAACCTGTCCTTGAGAGCGGAGTATTACTCAATTTATGTGGGCGGGCCAAGATTGCACAAGTGAATTATTGAAGAAATGACACAAAGGAAAAACAGAGGAGAAAGAATTGTACAAGGCAACTGTGCATCCACCAACTTTGGGATTGATCTTGAGAGCCAAATTTGCCAGGAATTGAGAACTCAATTTGCTGAGGTTCGGACATAAGCAACACTGGCTTACAACCCCAATGCTTGTTTCTGCAATTAGCCTTTATGTTTTCTATCCATTATACAAATAAGCAGCTGAAGATTGCTTGATGCTGCTTTGTGTATTTTCTTGAGTTTAGATTCCAAAAGGGAGAGATTGGTGAGGACATGGGTAGATTCGAATTGGGGGCTAACTATTGTGCTTTTGTTGAGAAAAATGCCTAGTTCACACGTCTGTCATAGCTGCTTTATGAATTTTGGAACATAGGCATGTAACGGATAAATTAGGGTAGTTCGATGAACGTTAACCTCCCAAAATCACTACTAAAGTTGATAATTATCTTCTCTGATTCTTTTATTCATCAGCTTTTGAAAGATCTGccttttcttgtatttttttttccttctcaccatCTACAACTACTGCCACTTGATCGACATTACTGAGTCAGAAACAAACAATACAAAAGATTTTGTTCAGTTATTATCTCAAACAATATATTAATGCAGAATGCAATGGATAGGATCGCTTAGCAGTAAAAATCACAGGATTATCATTGACTAGATCTCAGTCACATAtgctaaacaaaacaaaacaatcaattaGTTCTACCATGCAAAAATATTTCTGCCCACTTTCATTCCTCAAAAGACCAAGTCAGTTCCAATTTTCACAGTGAAATTATACAGAAACCGTGTTAAGTTGCCGTGATTATACTTCTACAACTGACGAGGAACAACAACACAGAAACTAGAAGggcgaaaagaaaagaaaaatccaaattatCTAAGCTtaataagggccaagtggggcCTTTGGTTGACTCTGAAGGACCAAAGCTGTACATCATTGCCTGACTTGAGCCCGTTTCTCTTTGCAATATTTATCCAAGGGCTGCTCAACATGTAGCAGCAGCTGCTACCCAATTTCCACTTCTTCAAGAAGATGCTCGATTCCTTAAGGCTTGGCTCTATCAATGGCACTTCCATGCCTTTGAAATGTTTCCCATCTGCTTCTTTCTCCTCAAGACTCACTTGTTCCTCACTGCTTAGAAAATCATATCTCATTTGGCCCCTTGGAATCGAAAGCCGGTCCTGAGATCCTTTCATATCAGTGTCGGTCAATACTTTTTGAATCACAAGATTGATGTCCGAACCCTGCAGCCCCATGATTCTGTTCTTGAACTCGGTTGGCATGCAGGGTGGTTGGTCCGGGACCGCTTGTTTGATCTCCGTCGGGTTCTTCCTCTGCCTCTTGGGTTTCCTGgactttccttcttcttcttcttccttttcttgatTCTTGTTGATTTTTCCAGAGTTGTTGGGTTTTGACTCCAATGGCTTCTTGGGTGGTATAATTTTCAAGGCaaccctcttcttcttcttctccaggGACGgttctctctttttcatgtgGAATTGAACGAATTCCATCAAGATCCTCTCAGTCAGCAGCCGTTCTACCTCGTTTGGATCCTCACCCACAGCTCTGATCACCTCCTCTTTGATTTTATTGAAGTCCCCACATATGTCTGGAGAGTCTCCCCTCAGATCCTCAAGAGTGATGGTcatgtcttcttcctcttcttcttgaaacaagaaaaaggaaagattttGAATCCCAAATGCGTTTCAGAGAAGAccacaaagaaaaagaatgattgGGAGTGAGTATGATCATTACCTGATCTGTGAGAAGAAACAAGACCCACAACACAACACAGAGCAAGAAACAGAGCACAATGTCTTCAGAAAAGAACAGaagaaaggagaagagaagaagacaaACAAGAGATGAAAGTGAGGTTTCCTAAACAAGAGATGAAAGTGAGTTTGGGTTTCTTCCTGGGATTACTTATTTACAGGACGAATGAGGTTTCCTAAACAATACCGGTGCAACTCGGAGAGGCACCACCGCCTTTGCCTCCAATGGTCAAATAAGAGCATACACCACCGACTTTCACaaacccaatttgaaaaatatatttacttaCTATTTTACCCCCATTATCCATGGTACAACTCGGAGCGGCGGGGAGGGGGGGGTTCTCACCGCCTTTGGAGCCAACGGTCGAATAAGGTTATACACGTCCAACTTCCAAATGGTCGCAAACCCAATTTACTGTTTTACCCCCATGCAATGCATGGTACAACTCGTAGAGGCAAGGCCTCAAGTCTCACCGGCGTCACCGCCTTTGGAGCAAAGCTAAGCTTGAGGTAGTGGAGGAAATGAAGTTGTCGCTTTCGCTTTGGTAGGAAAACTAAcgaaaaatagaggaaaaaacaaaacaaccaagGAACAGAGTAAAAAATGGTAAAAGAAAGGAGGGGGATGGGAAAAGGTAGGAGACAAAAAGTTAATGGTGtgaaagtgtattttttttaaattatggtttgtaaaaaaaaaaatcagattttcaATTCGTAAGCATTGgggtgcatttttaaaaacgcttaattttaaaaactaaattgcgattttaccaaatgcataactgcgtttttaaaaatcgtgttttcaaatcgcacattttgtaatcgcaattccaaacagacccttaattttttatatttatagttttgttggcttattgacatgtttttgggTCAATATCATCAATGTTCAGGTCGGTTATGATAAACTAGGGCTTGGAATAGTTTCGCAGCTAATAGCCCTTCCATGGAATGAAGCTTCTCTTTTGTGTGTGGTGTGGCTTTTGTAATTAGAGGTATCAATTCTTATATATAAAAGtagagaataatttctataaggTACTCGCACAAATCAAGCATTTTGTACCCTCTATAAAAGTTACTCTCATGAAGGTATGGAATGAAGAAAAAACGCTGTGAGCTGAAGATTAGCTAAAATGTTGGAACTTACTGCCACTCGCCCAAAGACAATATGTTCCCAAGCTATGTAGTTGGCAAGCACCCAACATCCTCATTGGTGATATTATAAGTTTGTTTGAACTTACAATTTTAAAACgtacaatttgaaaatataatttttaaaaatacagttgAACATTCAGTTAACCTTTAAAATAGcaatttactctttaaaataGTACAACGTACCCCCTTACTCACAATTTGGAAAGGcaaatttttctacattttcaaatcgtaatattttttttttaaagtcgtAATGGCAAACACACTCGAAGTATCCATCCAATATTGGTTTAGACATATTCGCATGCTTTAAGGTTTATATGTCATAATTAGCTCTTCCACACCAACAGGCTAGCACAAAAGATGACTCACGAAACATAAATAACCCTTTCACCATCATAGATCAACACAAACACCAGCAGAGAGGTCAATTTCATAAAGACAACAAACATTCATCCAAACAAAGCCATGGTGAAAACAAGAAGGTGTCATTCATGGTTGTAATAAGGAGATATAGGAAGAACATGGTGAGGGAACAGGCTTGAATCGGCCTAAGTTGGTCCGGGGCAGCTCTACTACAGTGCTCCTACCAACTAATGATCTAGTTCAtataattttcattcaaaattgaATCATTGATCATCCCTTCTTGATTAGCCCAACTTCAAATCTTATTTAggtgaaaataaatttcaaaggTATTTACCACAACAACTAGGAATGTAGAGTAAGAGAAGCCCAAGCTTCAAATAATGCTCTTATCTTAGTATATGATATGTTGTAGCACTTCTTTGTCTATGTAAATCCAGAATCTGACCCTTATTTCTCTAGTTTCTTCTCATCCTCAGCATCACTAGGGAGATCCAGTCCAGGAGGAATCTTTCCTGGATAATTAGTTGTGGATTCATCTGAACCTATCATGCTGGCAAAAGAAGAGAAGTCATAAGAATCTTGAACCGTATAGATTCTCTAGCAAGTATGAAGACTTCAAAAGCTCACCTTCGATCGACAATGACCATAGAACGAAGCTCGCAATTTCCAAAGCTGCAAGTACATGTTGCAAAAGTTATTTCTAATTCATGAATAAGGTAATaaagtgagacaatgatatGTGTCAACTAGATTCAACATCAAGCACCGGTTACTTTATATTTGAAGTAATTTACTTATAATTAATTCTCCAcccaaaaaagttttttttttttcaatgattaGATGTATACATATGTATACAAACATATTATGATTATTCAAGAGAAAAGTGCATAAAGCATGATTTATGGTTCAAAGGGCTCAAATACTTTCTGTTCTTCATTTTTAGTCTTAAAGTTCAAACCTAGAAGCTCAAAAAGACCCATGATATTTATATTgggaaaaatgaaagagaaaaactCACATAGGGAATATTTTATCTTATGTAGATATGTCCAATTTACTAAGCTAATGTTTCATGTTTAAAGGAGTGAGTCGATATATTCTCCAAATAATAAAAAGGCATCATGGATACTTACTGTTTGCCTATTTCACTTTTCACCAACGGGTGACAATCATTTCCAAATGAGCTTAGAGTGTGAAACAAGAATCCACTATGGGTAACAATTGCTATCTCCTTCTCTTTCCGTGTCCAcagcctaaaaaaaattataaagaaaatttgagGTTCCATGTAGAATCATGTCAAATCaaacaaagagaaaattacaCCTAACCTCTCTAAACTATCATCTCTTTTGCAAGTCACCTCTAAACTACTATTTTCAGGACTTAGCACCCCAACTCGATACTTTCATGGCACTTTACACCTCCATCAGATTTTGGCATTAAAATGAACGGAAAGTAAATCACGTGACTCACACGTAtcattttctaatttaaaatgtCCAACTTGCCCTTCAGAAAGAGAGTACAGCTATGTGCTGCTGTAAAGGCAATTTAGACACTTTAGGTTGGAAAATGACACATACAAGTTACATGAGCTACTTTCCATTCATTTAACTCTAAAATCTGACAAAGGCTGCAAAGTGTCATGCAGCTTTGGGGTTGCTAAATGCTAAGTATCAAAAATAGTAGGCTGGAGGTGTTTGCAAAGAGTGATAGGTAGGGGggttaaatataattttcccttaaagAAATATATGCTTCCAATatcttaataataaaaataacaaggGGAAATTGTACGGCGAAGCAAAAACATTTATATCCAGAAAATCAAACTAAGATTTGCAACTTCACATAACTCTTGGGACCTATTAGCTCTTGAGATTCATGCCCCATGCAAGTTATGAGAAACATGAAGAGCTCTTGAAAGATCTTTGTTCATGTCAAAAATGAGATATTGATATGGCTGATAAGCTAGAAAGTTTGTAGTATGTCAAAGAATATAAGATTAAAGCTAGCAATACCaacaaagcattttttttatataagtaataaccagtcttattaaaagtgtaaggcgctCTAaggtacacaggaagtatacaaaagaatcacttaaatagaaaaagaaaagcaagcaaGGAAATCATCAATACCAACAAAGCATGTGATGTATTAAAGTAAACTTTGTGCTTTTACAAGTTAAACACGATGATGGTAGCACATAGAGCACCACGTTAACCACAGGGTATTTAATGAAGCCCCATGGCATCCTCCATTCCGGAGAATCATTAGGGTAGGGAAATGAAAGGTACTTCCATGCAATATGTGGATAGGAAGGAACTATTTGAGTGTATATTAGTGCCTAACTGCAAATATACAAATCCAGAGTTCTATTGGTAAACAAGTACGTCACCAGTTCATGAACTTCAATCCCCTAGATGCAACTTCTTCCTTCGTCTCCCTTATATCGGCCTTCCATAATATATCCTCATCAGTTTCTATCTGCAAAGAAAATTGAATGTCATTCATCAGAGAATCCAAGGAAACAACTAATATTCACCTGAAACTGTACTGCTACGAAAAGATGAAAGGCATCctaaatgaaattataaacaCTAGCTGTCTCTAGATAAACTTAAGATATCTAAGTACTTGCCAGTGAATAATCAACTGCAGGAAAACTGAACTGGTAGTCACTGATATTTCTCCTTTTATCACAAGGGTGAACTCCCTGCAATCAGAgatatacaaaacaaaaatagctCTAGAGATCAATACAAACCAACATGACGTAATATTTCGTTTATAgctatacaaaaaaataataataactttagATGTCATTGTTGGGGAGATAAACGGTTTGGGAGTTATTACCAACAGtgcattaatatatatatttgaacaacactctagcccaaaagcctaagctaatgagcttgggtctacttaggtatattaactactatttttctttatattttctcaatgtaggactcaacactcacaagtgcactcacaacagtTATCCCAAAAAGGCATTTGGTGATGGTCTACTGTGAGGTCCAAGGCTTTTGTCCATACACAGTATATTCCAGATATTTCATTGACCCAACAAGATTTTGTTACTTGGAAGCCTTCTAACTCAGGAATGCACAGTTTATATGCCACCCGGAATGAGATTTTGGGCACCCAGCCAGTGGTGGCTTGGTGGAGGTTAATTTGGTTCTCTGAATCTGTGCCTAAATTCAGCTTTCTAGCTCACTGTTTATTCACAACAGAGTCACTACCAGAGATAGACTTCTTCAGTGGGCATATTATGGTGATATACTTCATGTTCTTTGCAGAGGTAGTATGGAACGTACAGATCATCTCTTTTATCAGAGTGGTTTcagaataaaatattaataagcACTAAGGTCATTAGGAGTACAAAACATTATTCGGCCTAACCgaaataaatgaaacatattCCATGAATGGTCTCTGAATCATGTTGAACAAGATACTTTTGACATTTGTGCAATTAAAATTAGTGAAACCATGCTGACTAAAACAAACATTACATCAGAATAACTCTGAAACTGACCATGCACAAATGGAATGGTTGACTCTCTTGCCTATGAAAGCAAAAACTTCAACTTGATTCATACTCAAGGTTTAACAGTAATACTATAGGAATGATCTTGAGGTACTCACCCCACAACTAAGTTGTTGAGCCATCAACTATGACAGACTCTCTTCCAATGGAACGCAAGTGTAATTGCAAGGAAGAAAAATATCTAAACTTTCACAAGGCATACCAAATGTTCTCGACAAAGTTCTACTGCTAGAATTGGTGGGCAGTTAAGACTTGAGATTGCAGCACGGCCACTGTTTCCTGCATTTGCCACCATTAGAGGCAGTACATCCGTCCTATCTGTGTAGCCCTCACCGCCAAATACTCCAACAGCAGTTTGTACAGTCCTATAATCAGGTAACCACAAGTAAAAGTTTGCAACACTAATGATTGAGACACGTCTTCTCAGGAAAAATAACAAGAGTAACCAAATTCATCTTCCAAAAGGAGAACcgataaaacaaaaatgtatttttatacatttttctcATTTGACCCCAACTTCAACATAGAAACAGGGATCTTTTGGCAATCCTGTTTCTACTAATTGGCCTACGGCTTTTGAATGGGAACATATACCAATAAAATATATGCATATCACAAGAATAAAATAGCCACTATACTATAAGATATAGAGCTAGAAAAGCTTCTAAAAGATAATTTCTATATCATGTTATGTTCTATTGTATAAACTACATAAGTTACGAGTTCAATAAAAAGTCTCACACATAGACATTATCCACTAGACAAAGGAGGTACAACACAACATCCTTGGGGTTTCCCCTCCATATCTGTTGATCAAATTACAATTCAGCAGATATCATTACAGGGTTGGTTGTTCAATGTCAAGATCTCGAGAATCACAAATTGTCAAAGAATGTAGTTTGAATCCCACCTCTATAGTCATAATTGCAAATTCATGACTCTCTTGACTCACAAGAGTTGCTAAGAAAATTTAAGGTAACTGTTTCTACTGCATATGACTACCCCACCgccccaccaaaaaaaacaaagcaacagAACAGGTTAGTAGTGTTGAAGAATAAAGGACCAAGTATTTACATCAAATATACAAACCAGAAAAACTTTTGGATCATAACGAGATGGAGACTTTAAACATCAGTTCTTATGAGTCACTCTTGGACTGTTTTGATCAATAAAAGGTCAAACCACTGGATTGTTGAGGTAACTCCGACTGCTGGCTTGAGTAGATATATTCTGAAATACCCATCTCCTTGAGAAATCTTCGCTCGAGATTTTCTAGCCCATTCATGAGCTTGCAGAGAAATGAAATACATCATTGAAGCGCTGATAATATACATGGAGACTTTGTCTCCCACCACATTGATTAAGAGTGTTAGGGCACATCCATTTTCAGACAAGGATTAAAACAATATTAGAGCGTGCAGAATGTAGCTCTTCAGAAATGTATATCTTCATAACTGGTGGAAACATGACCATAATCTATGAATCTCATTGCAAAATAAAAGCCAAAAGAATTTATTGTTGGCCGTGAAAATTACATTTATGATTGACGATGAAGTCATGTCCAAAAGTCAAAATTAGAGCAGTCATTCCTGCTGTAGCAGCATCATttataacacaaacaaaactgCATCATTCGATACAACAATTTATAGTACACCATCCAAAACCAATGAGGAAAAGTGAGAGTGAAATCAAGATAAATGTTTACACTTCAATTCCTGTGACAAGAATTCCCAACTATCTTCAACCAAAATTACCAGAGACCAATTACAATAAAAGCATTCTGCCCAAGCTAATCAGAAATGCATATTACTCAAAGAAAACCCACAGAAGTAGGACAAACTGTTTCTGGATTGAAACACAGACACACGACAAGATATAAACAAACAGTTATCAAGAGGACTACAAAATGACGACATCAATACCTTAGCAAAGGGGATGTAATGACTAAATCGATCCTCTTGGAGAGCCCACTGGCATGAACATGCTTTCGTAAATTATCAACCTGCAACAATAGCAAAAAATACTTGTACAATATTTCTCTCATGGGAGTATTACATTCTTTCTAGGAAGTGGAAATAATTGGAACAACTACTTTACATGGAATCTGGATAAACATGTAATGACTTGCTTTATACCTGCTGCCAGCCTAGTTGGGTAAGTTGTGCATCAAAATATTCAGGACGCAAGTATGCTTTGTAGTTCTTATCTCCGTCTACATTGTGGATCCCTTGTGCATGCCTCACCTATGTATTGGTTTTAAAAGACCACAATGCCTTGAGTTGCGAGCAAAAGCCAAGAAAGAAGGCAATCTTGAATGTCCTTCAGACAAAATGTATAGCAGCTTCAAATCCATGATGGACATTGTACATAATTGGGAAACAATTTTGGATACCAACCAGATGAAGAGTTTTGCATCGGTGCAATGGAAACAAACTTGGACCTCCGCCACCATCCATATCTGCAGCTGAACAAATTAACTTTCAAgtcaaaaatatgaaataatgaGCATAAAGCATTGTTAATTATTTGCAGGACTACAAGGAAAAGATGATTTCAAGATAGTATATGttcaaaatcatatatatatatatatcgtacaCATATTTATGCTAGGAAATGACAAACGCATATTTAAGAAGAGAAACAGTTAACTCAAGAGTCACTCAGAGATAGTTGATGAGTTGTGAGGAGCTTGATCTCTATGAGGAGTCCATGGGAGTAGTCTGCAGGCAGAACAGAAACTTAGCTTAACTCTTGCTTGACAGTCACTCAAGCGAGATTGAAGCAAAATTTTCACTCGAGCTTTGCTTGACAATTGCTCGAGCAAGATGCTGAGCGGCAGACAAAAAGTTCACTCAACAGTGGCTCAAGCGAGATTGCAGCACATTTGAGCAAACTTTTGTATTCACTGTAAACTcccattgagagagagaaaactgaGAGTTCTGGAAGATGCTAATAGAGGATTATCTATATCAAAAAAATCCGCTCTTGCCACTCATAGGAAAGAAGCCAGGAGCGATTAAAGATGAAGAATTGGAGTTGGTTCAAACAGATGTGTGGGGGCCTTA
This window encodes:
- the LOC132177902 gene encoding B3 domain-containing protein At2g31420-like, giving the protein MTITLEDLRGDSPDICGDFNKIKEEVIRAVGEDPNEVERLLTERILMEFVQFHMKKREPSLEKKKKRVALKIIPPKKPLESKPNNSGKINKNQEKEEEEEGKSRKPKRQRKNPTEIKQAVPDQPPCMPTEFKNRIMGLQGSDINLVIQKVLTDTDMKGSQDRLSIPRGQMRYDFLSSEEQVSLEEKEADGKHFKGMEVPLIEPSLKESSIFLKKWKLGSSCCYMLSSPWINIAKRNGLKSGNDVQLWSFRVNQRPHLALIKLR
- the LOC132177167 gene encoding phosphoglycerate mutase-like protein 1 isoform X1 is translated as MSIVVNISPVRYDGSGISLRYLSSSSTYLLHTSHSQFQSSPLRSRLSLLCFSSPPAADMDGGGGPSLFPLHRCKTLHLVRHAQGIHNVDGDKNYKAYLRPEYFDAQLTQLGWQQVDNLRKHVHASGLSKRIDLVITSPLLRTVQTAVGVFGGEGYTDRTDVLPLMVANAGNSGRAAISSLNCPPILAVELCREHLGVHPCDKRRNISDYQFSFPAVDYSLIETDEDILWKADIRETKEEVASRGLKFMNWLWTRKEKEIAIVTHSGFLFHTLSSFGNDCHPLVKSEIGKHFGNCELRSMVIVDRSMIGSDESTTNYPGKIPPGLDLPSDAEDEKKLEK
- the LOC132177167 gene encoding phosphoglycerate mutase-like protein 1 isoform X2, which codes for MDGGGGPSLFPLHRCKTLHLVRHAQGIHNVDGDKNYKAYLRPEYFDAQLTQLGWQQVDNLRKHVHASGLSKRIDLVITSPLLRTVQTAVGVFGGEGYTDRTDVLPLMVANAGNSGRAAISSLNCPPILAVELCREHLGVHPCDKRRNISDYQFSFPAVDYSLIETDEDILWKADIRETKEEVASRGLKFMNWLWTRKEKEIAIVTHSGFLFHTLSSFGNDCHPLVKSEIGKHFGNCELRSMVIVDRSMIGSDESTTNYPGKIPPGLDLPSDAEDEKKLEK